The Chrysiogenia bacterium DNA window CCCAGTTCACCCTGCGGGAGCTGCAGCGCTAGGAGCGCCCCATGTTCCAGCTCGCCTGGCGAAATCTCTGGCGCAACAGCCGCCGCACGATCATCACCCTGATGGCCGTGGCGCTGAGCACCGCGCTGCTCATGATGACCGACGCGCTGATGGTCGGCTTCATCGAACACGCGGTGAAGAACGCCACCAACATCTCCGTGGGCGAGGCGCAGATTCACGACCCCGATTACCTGACCGAGCACTCCATGTACGACACGGTGGAGAACGCCGACGAAGTGCTCGCGACCCTCGACAAGGACGGCATTCCCGCCGCGCCGCGCAGCTTCGGTTTCGGGCTTCTGTCCAACGGCGCCAAGAGCGCGGGCGCGCAGTTCTGGGGCATCGACCCCGAGCGAGAGCGCGAGGCCTTCGACCTGCCCACCCACATCATTCCGGGCATGGGCACCTTCATCACCGAGAACATGCGCGGCAAGATCGTGCTGGGCAAGAAGCTGGCAAAGACCCTGCAGGCAGAGCCCGGCTCGGAACTCGTCATCGTCGTGCAGGCCGCCGACGGATCACTGGGCAATGAGCTCTTCGTGGTGGCGGGTGTTCTCAAGACCATCGGCGACGCCATCGACCGCGGCGCCGCGATATTGCACCACGAGGACTTCGAACGGCTCTTCGTCTCGGGCGGGCGCATCCACGAGATCGCCGTGAACTCGCGCGGCACGCTCACGCTGCCAGAGCTGGCCACCTTGCTCAAGCAAATGGCCCCGGGTCAGGAGATCAAGACCTGGCGCCTGCTTCTGCCGATTCTCTCGGATTTCATGAATACGATCGACGTGACCATGTGGATCTTCATGTCGATCTTCCTCATTGCCGCCGGCCTTGGCGTGATGAACACGATGATCATGGCCACCCACGAGCGCATCCATGAGTTCGGTGTGATCAAGGCGCTCGGCGCGACCAACAGCCGCATCTTCCGCGACGTCGCGGCCGAGGCCGTGCTGCTGGGATTCCTCTCCACCATGCTCGGCGTGCTCATCGGCCTGGTCGGCTGCTATTTCCTGCAGACCAGGGGAATCGATACCAGCGCCTGGGCCCAGGACACGAGCTTTGGCGGCGTTGCCTTCGATCCCATCTGGCGCGGGGCCATTCGCGCGGCGAGCATCTACGTGCCGGTTGCGCTCATGTGGCTGATCTGCTTTTTCGCATCCGTGTATCCGGCGTTCCTGATGGTGCGCCTCAACCCCGTCGAAGCCATTGCGAGCCACGGCTAGGAGCGCCCCATGAGCCTGCTGAGCATCCTCCGCATCGCATGGCGCAGCCTCTGGCGGCACCGCCGGCGCACCATCATCACAACGCTGGCCATCTCGGTGGGCCTGACCATGACGATCTTCTTCCGCTCGCTCAATGAGGGGAGCTACGCCCAGCTCACCAGCGACGCGGTGCGGATGCACGCCGGGCACGTCACCATCGAGCACCGCGATTACCGCGACGCCCCGGCCATCGACCTGTGGGTGGGCGACGCCCCGCACCTTCGCGAGGAAATCGAAAAGCTCCCCTACGTCGAGCGGACCAAGGCACTGATTTCCGGACAGGGCGTCGCGCGCTCGGGCAGCGGCGCGGTGGCCGTCGGCATCATGGGCGTCGAACCGGCCGTCGAGGCCAAGAGCTCTCCCATTGCGCGACGCATCGTCGAGGGCGAGTATCTGAGCCCCACCGACAAAAAGAAGGTCGTCATCGGTATCGAGCTGGCCAAGTCGCTCAAGCTCGAAGTAGGCAAGAAACTAGTGCTCAGCTCCAACGACGTCGAGGGCAACT harbors:
- a CDS encoding ABC transporter permease yields the protein MFQLAWRNLWRNSRRTIITLMAVALSTALLMMTDALMVGFIEHAVKNATNISVGEAQIHDPDYLTEHSMYDTVENADEVLATLDKDGIPAAPRSFGFGLLSNGAKSAGAQFWGIDPEREREAFDLPTHIIPGMGTFITENMRGKIVLGKKLAKTLQAEPGSELVIVVQAADGSLGNELFVVAGVLKTIGDAIDRGAAILHHEDFERLFVSGGRIHEIAVNSRGTLTLPELATLLKQMAPGQEIKTWRLLLPILSDFMNTIDVTMWIFMSIFLIAAGLGVMNTMIMATHERIHEFGVIKALGATNSRIFRDVAAEAVLLGFLSTMLGVLIGLVGCYFLQTRGIDTSAWAQDTSFGGVAFDPIWRGAIRAASIYVPVALMWLICFFASVYPAFLMVRLNPVEAIASHG